The sequence below is a genomic window from Candidatus Dependentiae bacterium.
GGTTACTAATGGGCCTGCCAAGCAGCCCCGACCAACTTCATCAATGCCGCAAACTACTTGGTTTTGTTCCCAAGCAAAATATTCATGGCTATTTTTTTTCACGAAAGGGCGTTTTTTTTTGTTGAGTCTCTTGTTTTTATGAATCATGTGCTCTTTGATAAGCTTACGTCTTGGCGAGGTTTTGCCACACGTAACAGGATGAATATATTCTGTGCGATTTAATGATATCAATGATCGGTTTTTCTGTCAAAAAAATGTCTACTCTTTTTTCTAAGTGTAATGGTGCATTATACTTAGAACCGGACGAAAAATTATAAAAAAAAGGGGAAAAGATGAATATATGTTCTATATTGTTTTTATCTGTTTTGTGTAATACGGTGTGTGCACAAGATGGCTTTGATTTGAAAATAATATCAAGAGATCAAAAGAGAGAGGTGCCATGGAGTCTGGATGGATTTGCACAAAATTTACGCAGTGATGCTAAGCATGCGCTGCAGCAGATTATGGATTCGTTTACTCTTTTGTGGCCGGAAGCAGCATGGAATGATAATCAAAAGCCTTCAGTTGCAACTATCGAACAAGCATTCGCCGATTTAACTGCATATATACAGCAGGAAGGAAACCCTGACAGAATAGATCAGATAAAAAAATCGATAGATTATATCATTTTGTCTTATGTTCCGGTGGTGCAGAAAAAAATAGCAGATGGAGCGCCAAGCATAAAAAATCCTTATTTAGATGAAAAAAAGCAGCTTTTAGATCTTTTTGAGCAAGCTTTAAAGCAAAAACGAAAATCATTTGATTCATTTTTAAATGTATAAAAATTGGCAATAAAGCATTTATTGTATGAATGGCATTTAGTGCTAAAATATAGCCCTTTTCAGGTTTATGAGCCATGACATAGCTCTTTTTTGACATTTTTTTCTTGTCAAAAAGCGACTTTTTAGGTTGACAATGGGAAAATATTGAGTACAATTAGAAATAAGGCAGTAAATTTAACCATATAAATATAAGATAAGCTAAGGAGTTTGCTATGTCATCTACAGCTCTTAGAGTAAAAGAGTTGCTCAGAGAAAAAGGCTGGACAACTAAAATTTTGGCTGAAAAGACAGGAATGTCTGAAAGTTATTTAACTCATATAAAGAATGGCACAAGACGCTGGAATGAAGATTCTTTGCGAAAATTGGCCAATGCTTTTGAAGTAACACCGATTGATCTATTTGCACAGCGTCGTCAACGTACTGATAATATTGATAGCAATGTTAGTATGCCGGAAGAATCAAATGTTGAATTGCGTGTGCATGTTGTACCTGTTGTGGGAGAAATTCCATCAAATCCATCTCCATATAACAATCAACTTATGCAGGTAACTACAGGTTACAAAGATGTTTTTGTACCCGTGCTTAATACAAATGATAACGCAATGTTTTCATTGTGTGTAGAAAACAATTTAATGGCACCAACCTTTGTTAAAGGTGATTATTTGATCGTATCTCCAGAGATCTGGACACGTTCAGGTGATATCGCAGCTGTTGAATATGGTAATGATACACAGGTAAAAGCAATTATGCAGGTTACCTATACTGAAGACTTTATTGTATTGGAATCAGTGAATCACAAAAGTCCTCCAATTGCATTGATTAGAGGTAAAGATCATTTTAGAATTATTGGTCGTGTGATCCAACGCCATCAAAAGCTTGCATAATATTTGCTAAAAAAAGTACAGAATACCAGAAAGACTAGCATTAATCGGTCTTTCTGGTATTCTTATTTTTACATATTTGTTTGATTTGTGTACAAATCAGCAAAATATACTAAATAAGGCTTATTTCGAGTCTTATAGTGATTATTAATATATAAACACTTCCAGTTAGTATAGGAGTATACTACATGTTACGTTACGAGATTTTAATGCTTTCTGTGCCTGAAATAACAGGTGACGAAGTAAAACAGCTTGAAGATCGTTTGGAAAAAACGATTGAAAAATTCAAAGGAGCTGTCATTTCCTTTGAGCGCTGGGGCAAATTCCGCTTGGCATATCCTATTGAAAAAAATGATTATGGCGTGTATTTTTTGATTCGATTCGAAATTGAATCAAAGCCGTCAGAGTTGTTAGAAGAGCTGAAAGCTATTTTTGCAGTTAAATTGAATGATGTTGTTATGCGTCATATAATTTCAAAGCTTGATGTTAATGCTTCACTTGCATATCAACGCCCTCAATCATTAGAAGA
It includes:
- the rpsF gene encoding 30S ribosomal protein S6, whose product is MLRYEILMLSVPEITGDEVKQLEDRLEKTIEKFKGAVISFERWGKFRLAYPIEKNDYGVYFLIRFEIESKPSELLEELKAIFAVKLNDVVMRHIISKLDVNASLAYQRPQSLEDTPAHDVDSFLRENKMEGLLSLDNKKRSDEKPVKEVKVEETTEISAEA
- a CDS encoding S24 family peptidase codes for the protein MSSTALRVKELLREKGWTTKILAEKTGMSESYLTHIKNGTRRWNEDSLRKLANAFEVTPIDLFAQRRQRTDNIDSNVSMPEESNVELRVHVVPVVGEIPSNPSPYNNQLMQVTTGYKDVFVPVLNTNDNAMFSLCVENNLMAPTFVKGDYLIVSPEIWTRSGDIAAVEYGNDTQVKAIMQVTYTEDFIVLESVNHKSPPIALIRGKDHFRIIGRVIQRHQKLA